The following DNA comes from Bacteroidales bacterium.
GACACGCTTAAAGTAAAGCAGGACAGGATTCAAATTATAAAGAAGAAGGCGCTAAATTTGTAACAAACAAGCCTTTGCCTGCTCAGGTTGATGTTTAACAGTATTATAAGAACAAAAGCCCGGCAACATTTGTTTATTTCTAAGCGATTGCTTATTTTTGTGAAAAATTATATTGGATGCCACGCCAAAAAGCATATAGCGACGAAGAAGTACTTGAAAAGGCCATGCAGGTTTTTTGGGACCATGGATATGAGGCTACATCGGTAAGGATGTTGGAAAAAGAGATGGGTATCAACCAGTTTTCCATTTATTCTGCCTTTACCAACAAAAAAAAGTTGTTTGTTGAATCATTGAAGAAATACCGGGAATATGTTAAAACCAACAGGTTTCATCCGCTTTTAAAGTCCAACGCAAGGCTTAAAGACCTGGAACATTTCCTCGAAAATTTTTCCCGGCAAGTAAGAAATGGCGAAACCTACAGAGGTTGTCTCGTGGTAAATTCCACTGCGGAGTTTGGTAGTAAAGATCCGGAAGTGGCCGCTGAGCTTCATAATTATTTCAACTTCATTAAGAATATGATGAAAAAGGTATTGATAAATTCCGTTGAAGCCGGTGAAATCTCTCCTGAGACAGACCTAGACAAATATTCGAATTACCTGTTGGGCATCATGCAGGGTCTGTCAGTAGGCGCCAAAGTATTATCTGAAAAACAGATCAATGATATTATCAGTGTAGCTTTTATGAACATAAAATAATTTTTTTAACCAGATCCTAAGCGATTGCTTAGCCCGAATAATTCAAGAATTATTCCTGTCTCCGACAGCGACTAAGGTTCACTAAAATTTTTTTCAAAAATTTAAGTTCACCTAAGTCGGGGTTAAATTATAAATCGAATACCCTGTCAAAATTTAAACTTACATCATCATGAAAAAACTACTATATCTTATCGTATTACTAACAGCAATGAGCCAAATGCAATTGGTTGCGCAATTGCCTGAAAAGGCCGAAGACATTTCTCCTCTCCTCTACGGAGAAAAAGTCCCAGAGGGTGTATTAACAACACCAAACGGCGAAAATCACAAGGTATCCGGGATCACAGAAAAAAAACCAACGGTCCTTCTGGTTTATCGCGGGGGATGGTGCCCTTATTGCAATGCCCATCTTGCCGAAATACAGGAGGCCGAATCGGAAATTCTTAGCCTGGGATATCAGTTGATTGCTGTTAGCCCGGATTCCCCTGAAAATCTAAAAACTACAGACGAAGAACACCGGCTGAATTACAGCTTGTATTCCGATGCCAATGGGGATTTTCTAAAGGCCCTGGGATTGGCCTTTCAGGCCCCGGAAAAACATCAGGAGATGTTAAAAAGCAGATCCAACGGAAAAAATGAAGGATTCCTCCCTGTACCTGCTGTCTTCGTCATTGATACTTCAGGTACCATATTATTTGAATACATCAACCCCGACTATTCAACCCGGATAAGCGCCGGACTTTTATTGGCAGTACTGAATGAACTGAAAAACAATAATTACAATGACTAAAATCTCGAACATGTACCCATATCTTATATTCATTCTGTTTTTAACCATGGCAATTTCACTCAACGTACACAATAGCCGGGAAGAACCATCATACAAAGATATTTCTGTAGATCAGGTATTTAAAAGAGTCCGGGAACATGACTTCAACCCGTTGAATGAAGAAAATTCAATGACCATGGATGCTTCCCTGGGAGAAGAAGGTATTGCCGATCTAAATGACAAAGACTGGGAGGTACGCTTGTTGGCAGTACGGGATTTAATCCGTGCAGGCAACGAACAGGTAAAAGACATAAAGAGCGGTTTAACCGACAGATCACCTCATGTACGACAAATAAGTGCCAAAGTCCTTGGTGTACTCCGTGCTGAAAGCGCTATCCCTGAACTGGAGAAAATAGTTCGCCAGGACCGGATTGCAATGGTTCGCTCGCAGGCTGTGATCGCCCTGGGCCAAATGGAGTCAAAATCCTCGCTGGAATTGTTACGCAAAAAAGTCAAAGAAGATCCATCGAAAGATGTGCGCCATCAATGCGAACTGGCAATAGATCAGATCAAAAAACAAATGGGCGCTACAAATAAATTAAGAGAAGCTTTTCTTTCCCTGGATGAATCAACATTTGAAACGGTTCAGGAAAACGAACAGGCACCTGACTTTGTTCTGGAAGATACAGAAGGGAACGAATGGCAATTAAATCAGTTTAAAAACAAAAAATGGGTTGTGCTAATCTGGATCTTTGCGGATTGGTGCCCCGTGTGTCACGGCGAATTTCAGGATTTAATGAAGATGCAGGAAGCGTTTAAAAAAGCCAACATACAGGTTTTTACATTGGAAACACATGATATATATCGCGGCAGGGTGATGGTAGGAAAAGAACTGGAACCGGAATACTGGTTTACAGATCAATCATTCAGGAAAACCTATACCAATAAGATATGGTGGCCACACCTGCTGGACCGCGCCGGTGCCCAGGCAGCGAAATACGGGGCCGACCCTTTAGCTTACGCTGTACATGCGGAATACATCAACAGACCTGCAACAGTTATTATTGATCCAAAAGGTGAAGTTCGACTTATTTACAGGGGCACTTTCTGGGGGGACCGTCCTTCTATAAAACAAACCTTAGAAATGATCCGGGAGGAAGATTTTTCCTACGAGCACCCGCAAAGACTGAAGACAAATAAATAGAGTCTGTCTATAATGTCCGCTGGCTACGTTACGCTCGTTTTTCATGCCAGTCAATTACATCAAGTAAACTCCTGGCATTCAAAACTCGCAAGCCTTGCCAGCGAACATTCTAGCCAAGACTCTTTCAAATCTATTTGACTTTATGGTCAAAAACTAAATCGTATATAAAGAAACATCCAATCAAATAATAACAATTAAAAAAACATGTCAATTATGAAAAGTAAAATTCTATTATTCGCGATCATAAGCGTCTTAACGCTTACAAGTTTAAAA
Coding sequences within:
- a CDS encoding AhpC/TSA family protein, with translation MKKLLYLIVLLTAMSQMQLVAQLPEKAEDISPLLYGEKVPEGVLTTPNGENHKVSGITEKKPTVLLVYRGGWCPYCNAHLAEIQEAESEILSLGYQLIAVSPDSPENLKTTDEEHRLNYSLYSDANGDFLKALGLAFQAPEKHQEMLKSRSNGKNEGFLPVPAVFVIDTSGTILFEYINPDYSTRISAGLLLAVLNELKNNNYND
- a CDS encoding HEAT repeat domain-containing protein, with the protein product MYPYLIFILFLTMAISLNVHNSREEPSYKDISVDQVFKRVREHDFNPLNEENSMTMDASLGEEGIADLNDKDWEVRLLAVRDLIRAGNEQVKDIKSGLTDRSPHVRQISAKVLGVLRAESAIPELEKIVRQDRIAMVRSQAVIALGQMESKSSLELLRKKVKEDPSKDVRHQCELAIDQIKKQMGATNKLREAFLSLDESTFETVQENEQAPDFVLEDTEGNEWQLNQFKNKKWVVLIWIFADWCPVCHGEFQDLMKMQEAFKKANIQVFTLETHDIYRGRVMVGKELEPEYWFTDQSFRKTYTNKIWWPHLLDRAGAQAAKYGADPLAYAVHAEYINRPATVIIDPKGEVRLIYRGTFWGDRPSIKQTLEMIREEDFSYEHPQRLKTNK
- a CDS encoding TetR/AcrR family transcriptional regulator produces the protein MPRQKAYSDEEVLEKAMQVFWDHGYEATSVRMLEKEMGINQFSIYSAFTNKKKLFVESLKKYREYVKTNRFHPLLKSNARLKDLEHFLENFSRQVRNGETYRGCLVVNSTAEFGSKDPEVAAELHNYFNFIKNMMKKVLINSVEAGEISPETDLDKYSNYLLGIMQGLSVGAKVLSEKQINDIISVAFMNIK